One Corynebacterium uterequi DNA segment encodes these proteins:
- the rpsG gene encoding 30S ribosomal protein S7 — protein MRKNAAPKRPVVKDPVYQSEVVTQLVNKVLLDGKKSTAERIVYGALEKCREKTGTDPVGTLEKALGNIRPDLEVRSRRVGGATYQVPVEVRPARANTLALRWLVTFTRQRRENTMMERLANEILDASNGLGASVKRREDTHKMAEANRAFAHYRW, from the coding sequence ATGCGTAAGAATGCAGCTCCGAAGCGCCCCGTCGTCAAGGATCCGGTCTACCAGTCCGAGGTCGTGACCCAGCTCGTCAACAAGGTTCTCCTGGACGGCAAGAAGTCCACCGCCGAGCGCATCGTCTACGGCGCGCTGGAGAAGTGCCGCGAGAAGACCGGCACCGACCCGGTGGGCACCCTGGAGAAGGCCCTGGGCAACATCCGTCCGGACCTGGAGGTCCGCTCCCGCCGCGTCGGTGGCGCCACCTACCAGGTGCCGGTCGAGGTTCGCCCGGCCCGCGCCAACACCCTCGCTCTGCGGTGGCTGGTGACCTTCACCCGCCAGCGTCGTGAGAACACCATGATGGAGCGTCTCGCCAACGAGATCCTCGACGCCTCTAACGGCCTTGGCGCTTCCGTCAAGCGTCGCGAGGACACTCACAAGATGGCTGAGGCCAACCGCGCCTTCGCCCACTACCGCTGGTAG
- a CDS encoding fumarylacetoacetate hydrolase family protein yields the protein MKIARLAVDGQPRFAVVDGDQAQLLAADTIDAIGAGELTTTGETVDIATADLLAPVVPTKVIAMSGTYLQDPAAEFRPGVDREPFFFLKPPSSVIGPKAAIEVPEVARGAAYEVELGIVIGTRCKGATKDNALDYVLGYTVVNDASAGALMQKDGQWARGKGLDTFCPVGPVVETEIANPDDVLITASVVRGGETIECVEQSTSTLVWSVAQIIEYVSEFYTLEPGDIIATGCPPGVIAMEDGDEIHLALDGVGELVNPVRYL from the coding sequence ATGAAGATCGCCCGCCTCGCCGTTGACGGCCAGCCGCGCTTCGCCGTCGTCGACGGTGACCAGGCCCAGCTGCTCGCCGCCGACACCATCGATGCCATCGGTGCCGGCGAACTCACCACCACGGGGGAAACCGTGGACATCGCCACCGCCGACCTGCTCGCCCCCGTGGTCCCCACCAAGGTCATCGCCATGAGCGGCACCTACCTCCAAGACCCGGCGGCTGAGTTCCGTCCGGGCGTGGACCGCGAGCCGTTCTTCTTCCTCAAGCCGCCGTCATCGGTCATCGGACCGAAGGCCGCCATCGAGGTTCCTGAGGTGGCGCGCGGCGCTGCCTACGAGGTGGAACTCGGCATCGTCATCGGCACGCGTTGCAAGGGCGCGACCAAGGACAACGCCCTCGACTACGTCCTCGGCTACACCGTGGTCAACGACGCCTCCGCCGGCGCCCTCATGCAAAAGGACGGCCAGTGGGCCCGCGGCAAGGGCCTCGACACGTTCTGCCCCGTCGGCCCCGTGGTGGAGACCGAGATCGCCAACCCCGACGACGTGCTCATCACCGCTTCGGTGGTGCGCGGCGGAGAGACCATCGAGTGCGTCGAGCAGTCGACGTCCACGCTCGTGTGGTCGGTGGCGCAGATCATCGAGTACGTCAGCGAGTTCTACACCCTGGAGCCGGGCGACATCATCGCCACCGGGTGCCCTCCCGGGGTCATCGCCATGGAGGACGGCGACGAGATCCACCTCGCCCTCGACGGCGTCGGCGAGCTCGTCAACCCCGTGCGTTACCTTTAA
- the fusA gene encoding elongation factor G, translating to MAQEVLKDLNKVRNIGIMAHIDAGKTTTTERILFYTGINRKVGETHDGASTTDWMEQEKERGITITSAAVTCFWNGNQINIIDTPGHVDFTVEVERSLRVLDGAVAVFDAKEGVEPQSEQVWRQATKYDVPRICFVNKMDKLGADFYYTVQTIKDRLGAKPLVMQLPIGAEDTFDGVVDLLEMKAIMWPGRVEVGAEPQIQEIPAELAEKAEEYREALVETVAESDEALMEKYFGGEELTIEELKAGIRKMTVASEVYPVFCGTAYHNKGIQPVLDAVVDFLPTPLDIGEVHGHAVGEDGAELTRKPSVDAPFSALAFKIAVHPFFGKLTFVRVYSGRVEPGQQVANSTKGKRERVGKLFQMHANKENPVEEALAGNIYAFIGLKETTTGDTLCDQNDQIILESMDFPDPVIQVAIEPKTKSDQEKLGVAIQKLAEEDPTFTVRLDEESGQTVIGGMGELHLDVLVDRMRREFKVEANIGNPQVAYRETIRKAVKDVEYTHKKQTGGSGQFAKVIVSIEPYAPEPETLEEGESAIYKFENNVTGGRVPKEYIPSVDAGIQDAMQYGYLAGYPLVNIKASLEDGAYHDVDSSEMAFKLAGSQALKEALAKAKPVLLEPLMAVEVITPEEYMGDVIGDINSRRGQINAMEDRAGAKIVKSKVPLSEMFGYIGDLRSRTAGRANFTMIFDSYAEVPKSVADEIIAERNGNAK from the coding sequence GTGGCACAAGAAGTGCTTAAGGATCTGAACAAGGTCCGCAACATCGGCATCATGGCCCACATCGATGCTGGTAAGACCACCACGACCGAGCGCATCCTGTTCTACACGGGTATCAACCGCAAGGTGGGCGAGACCCACGACGGTGCCTCCACCACTGACTGGATGGAGCAGGAGAAGGAACGCGGCATCACCATTACCTCCGCCGCGGTCACCTGCTTCTGGAACGGCAACCAGATCAACATCATCGACACCCCCGGCCACGTCGACTTCACCGTCGAGGTTGAGCGCTCCCTGCGCGTCCTCGACGGCGCCGTCGCCGTGTTCGACGCCAAGGAAGGCGTCGAGCCGCAGTCGGAGCAGGTGTGGCGTCAGGCCACCAAGTACGACGTTCCGCGTATCTGCTTCGTCAACAAGATGGACAAGCTGGGCGCTGACTTCTACTACACCGTCCAGACCATCAAGGACCGCCTGGGTGCGAAGCCGTTGGTCATGCAGCTGCCGATCGGCGCTGAGGACACCTTCGACGGCGTCGTCGACCTGCTGGAGATGAAGGCCATCATGTGGCCGGGCCGCGTCGAGGTGGGTGCCGAGCCGCAGATCCAGGAGATCCCGGCCGAGCTGGCCGAGAAGGCTGAGGAGTACCGCGAGGCTCTCGTCGAGACCGTTGCCGAGTCCGACGAAGCCCTCATGGAGAAGTACTTCGGTGGCGAGGAGCTGACCATCGAGGAGCTCAAGGCCGGCATCCGCAAGATGACCGTTGCCTCTGAGGTCTACCCGGTCTTCTGTGGTACCGCTTACCACAACAAGGGCATCCAGCCGGTGCTGGACGCCGTGGTTGACTTCCTGCCGACCCCGCTGGACATCGGCGAGGTTCACGGCCACGCCGTGGGCGAGGATGGCGCTGAGCTGACCCGTAAGCCGTCCGTCGACGCTCCGTTCTCCGCTCTGGCCTTCAAGATCGCGGTTCACCCGTTCTTCGGCAAGCTGACCTTCGTGCGCGTCTACTCCGGTCGCGTCGAGCCGGGCCAGCAGGTCGCGAACTCCACCAAGGGCAAGCGTGAGCGCGTCGGCAAGCTGTTCCAGATGCACGCCAACAAGGAGAACCCGGTTGAGGAGGCGCTCGCTGGCAACATCTACGCCTTCATCGGCCTGAAGGAGACCACCACTGGTGACACCCTGTGTGACCAGAACGACCAGATCATCCTGGAGTCCATGGACTTCCCGGATCCGGTTATCCAGGTCGCCATCGAGCCGAAGACGAAGTCCGACCAGGAGAAGCTGGGCGTGGCCATCCAGAAGCTCGCCGAGGAGGACCCGACCTTCACCGTCCGCCTCGACGAGGAGTCCGGCCAGACCGTCATCGGCGGCATGGGCGAGCTGCACCTCGATGTGCTCGTTGACCGCATGCGCCGCGAGTTCAAGGTGGAAGCCAACATCGGTAACCCGCAGGTGGCCTACCGCGAGACGATCCGCAAGGCCGTCAAGGACGTGGAGTACACCCACAAGAAGCAGACCGGTGGTTCCGGCCAGTTCGCGAAGGTCATCGTCTCCATCGAGCCGTATGCTCCGGAGCCGGAGACCCTCGAAGAGGGCGAGTCCGCGATCTACAAGTTCGAGAACAACGTCACCGGTGGCCGCGTTCCGAAGGAGTACATCCCCTCCGTCGACGCTGGTATCCAGGACGCCATGCAGTACGGCTACCTCGCTGGCTACCCGCTGGTGAACATCAAGGCCTCCCTTGAGGACGGCGCCTACCACGACGTCGACTCTTCGGAAATGGCGTTCAAGCTCGCCGGTTCCCAGGCCCTCAAGGAGGCCCTGGCCAAGGCGAAGCCGGTGCTGCTGGAGCCGCTCATGGCCGTTGAGGTCATCACGCCGGAGGAGTACATGGGTGACGTCATCGGCGACATCAACTCCCGTCGTGGCCAGATCAACGCCATGGAGGACCGCGCTGGCGCCAAGATCGTCAAGTCCAAGGTTCCGCTGTCCGAGATGTTCGGCTACATCGGTGACCTGCGTTCCCGCACCGCCGGCCGCGCGAACTTCACGATGATCTTCGACTCCTACGCCGAGGTTCCGAAGTCCGTCGCCGACGAGATCATCGCCGAGCGTAACGGCAACGCCAAGTAA